One window from the genome of Streptomyces cadmiisoli encodes:
- a CDS encoding transporter produces the protein MKGSLWLAWRQQRLLVGITAVLLAVAAAIAAYYRSGMVDALRSGLFDHCAPGPLQCTRTGSGLPLLLDIEPLKYLGALNIALPVIIGVFWGAPLLGRDRELGTHRVVLTQEVSRHQWFATRFAVAAAATVVVSGVLAAVFAWWWRPATDRSYGLFWYENTALSGSGPRVVAAALFGLATGTLLGLLARRVWHAMSLTLLVTGAVTLLLDLAHMSRLLVPPNVYTSAGSVPRSLMGDKWSAGDYGLITASGRQDDVLNCPFPSGDLLRECMAQKGYVGRFYKANPAGDYWIYQWIDVAVLGGLAALLTVVTVLLLRRRV, from the coding sequence GTGAAGGGCTCACTCTGGCTCGCATGGCGTCAGCAGCGGCTGCTGGTCGGCATCACCGCGGTACTGCTGGCCGTCGCCGCGGCGATCGCCGCGTACTACCGCTCGGGCATGGTCGACGCGCTGCGCTCCGGCCTGTTCGACCACTGCGCTCCCGGACCACTGCAGTGCACGCGGACCGGCAGCGGTCTGCCCCTGCTGCTGGACATCGAACCGCTCAAGTACCTCGGCGCGCTGAACATCGCCCTGCCCGTCATCATCGGCGTGTTCTGGGGCGCCCCTCTGCTGGGCCGCGACCGGGAACTGGGCACGCACCGCGTGGTCCTCACCCAGGAGGTGAGCCGGCACCAGTGGTTCGCGACCCGGTTCGCCGTCGCCGCGGCGGCCACGGTGGTCGTCTCCGGGGTGCTCGCGGCGGTGTTCGCGTGGTGGTGGCGACCGGCCACCGACCGCAGTTACGGCCTGTTCTGGTACGAGAACACGGCCCTGAGCGGGTCCGGTCCGCGCGTCGTGGCAGCCGCCCTGTTCGGCCTGGCGACCGGCACACTGCTGGGTCTGCTGGCCCGCCGGGTCTGGCATGCGATGAGCCTGACCCTCCTGGTGACCGGGGCGGTGACGCTCCTGCTGGACCTCGCACACATGTCACGCCTGCTGGTTCCCCCGAACGTCTACACCAGCGCCGGCAGCGTCCCGAGATCGCTCATGGGCGACAAGTGGTCGGCCGGCGACTACGGCCTGATCACCGCCTCGGGCCGCCAGGACGACGTGCTCAACTGTCCCTTCCCCTCGGGCGACCTGCTCAGGGAGTGCATGGCGCAGAAGGGGTACGTCGGCCGCTTCTACAAGGCCAACCCGGCCGGCGACTACTGGATCTACCAGTGGATCGACGTCGCCGTGCTCGGTGGACTCGCGGCCCTGCTCACGGTCGTGACCGTGCTGCTCCTGCGCCGCCGCGTCTGA